A stretch of the Corvus moneduloides isolate bCorMon1 chromosome 8, bCorMon1.pri, whole genome shotgun sequence genome encodes the following:
- the SFR1 gene encoding swi5-dependent recombination DNA repair protein 1 homolog: MEESVLDKLPSLCNTPKDSGAAPPQGTSSGKQQMSAALRERLRKTRRSFNANFTVAKRLKIDTEEKDSAGADTGCLPETSTDCSTLRDGSENLEGNSTGHTCFKSPLQESDPCGSAENLGVLQVDLGQQQSLEEKVKLVKHVQEKEELLRRLKLVKMYRSKNNLSELQALIAKWRSSTQMMLYELQSAFSADGKKVSLTQLIDTFGLEDQLLHYSRTEEDFVDA; this comes from the exons ATGGAAGAGTCAGTGCTGGATAAATTGCCATCTTTGTGCAATACTCCCAAGGATTCTGGGGCAGCACCTCCACAGGGGACTAGTTCAGGGAAACAG caaaTGAGTGCAGCTCTGAGGGAACGATTAAGGAAAACAAGACGTTCATTTAATGCCAATTTTACAGTGGCAAAGAGGCTCAAAATAGACACCGAAGAAAAAGACTCTGCTGGTGCTGACACAGGGTGCTTGCCAGAGACAAGTACAGACTGTTCCACATTACGGGATGGTTCTGAAAATCTGGAAGGAAATAGCACTGGACATACATGTTTCAAAAGTCCCTTACAGGAGAGTGATCCGTGTGGATCAGCAGAGAATTTGGGTGTGCTACAGGTTGATCTTGGTCAGCAACAGTCCctggaagaaaaagtaaagcTGGTGAAACACgtgcaggagaaggaagagctACTTCGTAGGCTGAAACTGGTGAAGATGTATCGATCCAAG AACAACCTGTCTGAGCTGCAGGCTTTGATAGCGAAGTGGAGAAGTAGCACCCAGATGATGCTGTATGAACTGCAGTCGGCCTTTTCTGCAGATGGCAAGAAAGTGAGTCTCACTCAGCTCATTGATACTTTTGGGTTAGAAGACCAGTTACTGCACTACAGCAGAACAGAAGAAGATTTTGTAGATGCATaa